One genomic region from Devosia neptuniae encodes:
- a CDS encoding AraC family transcriptional regulator, whose translation MNQPLLTNAARFAEAHANEHGVAATPIPGLAVVRETTPSALQHAINRPLVALVLQGSKRVTMGPHTFEFGAGESLLITADVPTISQIMRANLATPYLSVVFEMDTAIIADLVAEMGAVPFAAGEPVRVDRTEAEVADAALRLIRLLDRPAAIPVLQAQLLRELHFWLLSGQHGGAIRALGVPGGHAQRIARAVNLIRTEFTTTLPVERLAESAGMGLSSFHEHFRTQTSLTPLQFQKQLRLIEARRLMLSLGEAISTAAYAVGYESVPQFTREYGRLFGQSPARDIRTARQRLSSAA comes from the coding sequence GTGAACCAGCCCCTGCTCACCAATGCTGCACGCTTTGCTGAGGCCCACGCCAATGAGCATGGTGTCGCTGCCACCCCCATTCCCGGCCTGGCCGTCGTGCGGGAGACAACGCCGTCTGCTCTCCAGCATGCGATTAACCGACCATTAGTGGCGCTGGTGCTGCAGGGTAGCAAACGTGTGACCATGGGGCCGCACACCTTCGAATTCGGCGCGGGAGAGTCATTACTGATTACGGCCGACGTGCCCACGATCAGCCAGATCATGCGGGCAAACCTTGCGACTCCTTACCTGTCAGTGGTTTTCGAGATGGACACGGCCATCATTGCAGATTTAGTCGCCGAAATGGGCGCAGTGCCTTTTGCTGCAGGGGAGCCGGTGCGGGTCGATCGAACCGAGGCGGAGGTCGCTGACGCAGCCCTGCGCCTCATTCGACTCCTGGACCGACCCGCTGCGATTCCGGTTCTGCAGGCGCAATTGCTGCGAGAGCTGCACTTCTGGCTGTTATCTGGCCAGCATGGCGGCGCTATTCGCGCCCTTGGTGTGCCGGGTGGACATGCACAGCGCATTGCGCGGGCAGTGAACCTGATCCGAACGGAGTTCACGACCACCCTGCCGGTCGAGCGCCTCGCCGAGAGCGCCGGCATGGGGTTGTCGTCCTTCCATGAGCACTTCCGGACGCAGACCTCACTGACGCCGCTGCAATTTCAGAAGCAGTTGCGCCTGATTGAAGCCCGCCGACTGATGCTGTCGCTTGGAGAAGCAATCAGCACTGCGGCCTACGCCGTAGGGTATGAGAGCGTACCGCAGTTCACCCGGGAATATGGCCGACTGTTCGGGCAGTCGCCTGCACGCGACATCCGAACTGCAAGGCAGCGCCTTTCATCAGCGGCCTAA